A window of Oncorhynchus nerka isolate Pitt River linkage group LG4, Oner_Uvic_2.0, whole genome shotgun sequence contains these coding sequences:
- the ahdc1 gene encoding transcription factor Gibbin, whose amino-acid sequence MSRLSGRLRSGGGGRVGCDGRAVVEEQGCEGSRVAFEGERAVKVQEEVTVEPSAEAGAQETLELLPSPSPPSLSNGLHLHRRPVLGTRRRRQTETHTLNNAPTHTPGQTFIGMQTHKDIQMQTPAETCMDTHTHTSAHRQMDAHTHLDSAGPEQPKTDSSPETHTRSPQRQVLLPLNHSACTNQQAAFSPCSPAPSHSANRDMPPAISPAPNISSTPLDLSKPSSATGPNPPGLSPIGPACPDLSTIGPAPVDPSPVPVESERKYALRSSGRPRFPCQLRKSSRIRRCTEDGERRGGRESEREEEEEEEKERVSVHVKVERPTVEECLSAAFKPAASPAPVPVALLPSTHPSSRPSSHSAPRPSPKPQHRTSTKPQPKSSTNAKPKSQPRPSMKASPKPLPRSATNPRPATNPSPRPLTNTVPRPAVKKEEPGELDPLTKRKRRFVGVRRIVVKVARIPVNLSRRQKSYKISSMETVEKGGAGCDGRLEGAEGGTAVVREPTALLRMKNNGKSVMVMFPPGELPVILKRRRGRPPKQVVPGTPDKTTGGNGEPKKPRRRRRAKLPSPQPSYVNDTNDVKTEYGDVLSKLAFLNRQPPATGRCSPPRCWTPSEPDSFHTPSDNPGISALLHRLTGFRRRGGRGGGVGGRGGGAGGGAGGAGGEGFKSSFSDFFETIGKKRKVTPALSEPGLLKKRGKGGEAGEEGLQVGRWGLGVRGKPVKKRRSRKNGVLKGEAGGSWNKTGLMGEVSGGGGGGMRERGPGGYQVCGSPRGGFLSCEGGRGSAYGSPGGSRGGGGGEEAQGLFAGYFRSLLDSDNSSDLLDISSPRPDPRKPPPTLSYDSSSPARGPGPRWSPACPKRSPKGEPRENPTLHHPSSSSSSRPPYSYNLSQNSPTSSSFPKSNPPSLPPSHSPSSPHPSSSYGHYTPGYSSSTPAGGSTVPQRPADCSFAAYGAAGLSKASTATPVGQGQMGYSSFSKRGYGGYLGQVGPSSPGRGGYMAMAKNSPFPSPSSPEGYRHYPSNQCNYRPGYGGYPGGCSDPGPSEPKDILDISNYTPQKAKRQPFLESLSESSSDSSHLGVTGSGGGVSGGGSGSGSGGGAYRQGGGRESLPIGGEGGQGQSSLSSLEKLMMDWHESASGPSYNWSQNVLFQGQGKPSRGRRKRNAAEPQTEKEGGGGPGAGPGTTPDSPNSPPSQTQPSTPTQGSGGKRSGMGGRQARGVRGGRGGGLSPSPGERPPGGKKGKATGGGVGGGGSAAQGGLFQEGLDYYSGDSSSLSPLPNPTSHLGYPTEPCEYPSPCPYSAHPSTPSSEEHYPALFPGEASSSSLSPGMTSTSSSYPPKLSPAPQPYHPLSPLLLPRLLLPSCSPSPRLLPHCGTALSPHRNLATVSKDHFPSQYDSPSYCSSPYWYGGASLSSPHANTHTTTHTHANAHGNTHVHANVNPHASPNNHPNTHTTAHINTHTHPNSNPHANMSPHAPQTSLSPHTHPNPNTNPHTHTNPHINTHPHINTHLHSNQNQHPHPHPHPHPNTYPNPIPTPHNTPTLTSPHTLTPTLTSPPLPHSPPAL is encoded by the exons ATGAGCCGCCTGTCTGGACGCCTGCGgtcggggggaggggggagggtgggGTGTGACGGCAGGGCCGTAGTGGAGGAGCAGGGGTGCGAGGGGTCGCGGGTGGCGTTTGAGGGGGAAAGGGCTGTAAAGGTACAGGAGGAGGTCACAGTGGAACCCAGTGCTGAGGCTGGAGCTCAGGAGACCCTTGAACTTTTaccctccccctcacccccctccCTGTCTAACGGTCTTCACCTGCACAGGAGGCCTGTCCTTGGAACACGcagacggaggcagacagagacacacacactcaacaacgctccaacacacacacctggacagaCCTTCATAGGCATGCAGACACACAAGGACATCCAAATGCAGACACCCGCAGAGACGTGcatggacactcacacacacacaagtgctcACAGACAAATGGATGCTCACACACACTTGGACTCTGCTGGTCCAGAGCAGCCCAAAACTGATTCATCACCAGAGACACACACCAGATCACCTCAGCGACAGGTCCTCCTGCCTCTCAATCATTCAGCCTGCACCAATCAGCAAGCTGCTTTCTCTCCTTGCAGCCCCGCTCCTTCACACTCTGCAAACAGAGACATGCCCCCAGCCATTAGCCCTGCCCCTAATATTAGTTCAACACCTCTAGATCTCTCTAAACCCTCAAGTGCTACTGGTCCAAATCCTCCAGGCCTTTCTCCTATCGGTCCAGCCTGTCCAGACCTTTCTACTATTGGTCCAGCCCCTGTAGACCCCTCCCCTGTACCTGTCGAAAGTGAGAGAAAGTATGCACTTCGTAGCTCCGGTCGACCTCGCTTCCCCTGCCAGCTACGCAAGTCTTCCCGCATCCGCCGATGcactgaggatggagagaggaggggagggagggagagcgagagggaggaggaagaggaagaggagaaagagagggtgagtgtACATGTGAAGGTAGAGCGCCCCACAGTGGAGGAGTGTCTATCTGCAGCCTTCAAGCCTGCAGCCTCACCTGCACCAGTACCTGTAGCACTACTCCCCTCAACACACCCCTCATCACGCCCCTCCTCTCACTCTGCCCCCCGGCCATCGCCCAAACCCCAACATAGAACTTCAACCAAACCCCAACCCAAATCTTCAACCAATGCCAAACCAAAATCCCAACCCAGACCATCGATGAAAGCCTCGCCCAAACCTTTGCCCAGATCAGCAACCAATCCCAGACCAGCAACCAATCCCTCGCCTCGTCCATTGACCAATACAGTGCCCCGGCCGGCAGTGAAGAAGGAGGAGCCTGGTGAACTAGATCCCCTCACCAAACGGAAACGCCGGTTTGTTGGT GTGAGGCGTATCGTGGTGAAGGTAGCTCGTATCCCAGTCAACCTCAGCCGACGCCAGAAGAGCTACAAGATTTCCTCCATGGAGACAGTTGAGAAGGGCGGGGCAGGTTGTGATGGCAGGTTGGAGGGAGCTGAGGGGGGGACAGCGGTAGTCCGAGAGCCGACTGCGCTCCTCCGTATGAAGAACAACGGGAAGAGTGTGATGGTCATGTTCCCGCCTGGAGAACTTCCTGTGATCCTGAAACGTCGCCGTGGCCGACCTCCCAAACAGGTTGTACCTGGAACACCGGATAAAACCACCGGTGGGAATGGCGAGCCCAAGAAACCTCGTCGGCGCCGGCGGGCCAAGCTCCCGTCTCCGCAACCGTCGTACGTGAACGACACCAACGACGTGAAGACGGAGTACGGAGACGTTCTGTCCAAACTGGCATTCCTCAACCGCCAACCGCCGGCCACTGGCCGCTGCTCCCCACCACGCTGCTGGACACCCAGCGAACCGGACAGCTTTCACACACCGTCCGACAACCCTGGGATCTCCGCCCTGCTCCACCGACTCACAGGGTTCAGAcgcaggggaggcagggggggAGGTGTtggaggcaggggaggaggagcaggaggaggagcaggaggagccggTGGAGAGGGCTTCAAGAGCTCCTTCAGTGACTTTTTTGAGACGATCGGGAAGAAAAGGAAAGTGACCCCCGCTCTGTCAGAACCAGGGTTACTCAAGAAACGTGGGAAGggtggggaggcaggggaggaggggcTGCAGGTGGGGAGATGGGGGTTGGGGGTGAGGGGGAAGCCGGTTAAGAAACGACGCTCGCGCAAGAACGGGGTTctaaagggggaggcagggggcagCTGGAACAAGACTGGTTTAATGGGGGAGGtgtctgggggaggagggggaggcatgAGGGAGAGAGGGCCAGGAGGGTACCAGGTTTGTGGCTCCCCGAGGGGGGGCTTCCTGTCCtgtgagggggggagagggagtgcGTACGGTAGCCCTGGCGGAAGCAGAGgcggtggaggtggagaggaggcgCAGGGTTTGTTCGCCGGATATTTCCGCTCCCTGCTGGACTCTGACAACTCTTCAGACCTCCTGGACATCTCCTCCCCTCGCCCAGACCCCAGGAAACCTCCTCCCACCCTGAGCTACGACTCTTCCAGCCCTGCCCGCGGTCCAGGCCCTCGCTGGTCCCCAGCCTGCCCTAAACGCAGCCCCAAAGGAGAGCCAAGGGAGAACCCAACCCTACatcatccctcttcctcctcctcttccagacCTCCTTACAGTTATAACCTGTCCCAGaactcccccacctcctcctcgtTCCCCAaatctaaccctccctccctccctccgtcccacTCCCCCAgctccccccatccctcctcctcctacggTCACTACACGCCTggctattcctcctccactcctgcAGGGGGCAGCACAGTGCCACAAAGACCCGCAGACTGCAGCTTCGCAGCTTATGGGGCAGCCGGGCTGAGTAAGGCCTCCACGGCCACCCCCGTGGGCCAGGGTCAGATGGGATATTCCAGTTTTTCCAAGCGGGGCTATGGGGGCTACCTTGGGCAGGTTGGACCATCTTCTCCAGGAAGAGGGGGGTATATGGCCATGGCCAAGAACAGCCCTTTCCCCTCCCCATCTTCCCCAGAGGGATACAGGCACTACCCCTCCAACCAGTGTAACTACAG gcCGGGCTATGGTGGCTACCCAGGAGGCTGCAGTGACCCAGGCCCCAGCGAGCCCAAAGACATCCTGGACATCTCCAACTACACCCCCCAGAAGGCCAAGCGACAACCCTTCCTCGAGAGTCTATCAGAGTCCTCCTCTGACTCCTCCCACCTAGGAGTCACCGGGTCAGGAGGTGGGGTCAGTGGCGGAGGCTCGGGGTCAGGCTCCGGAGGTGGGGCTTATAggcagggtggagggagggagtctcTTCCTATTGGTGGAGAGGGAGGTCAAGGACAGTCCAGCCTATCAAGTCTGGAGAAGCTGATGATGGACTGGCATGAGAGCGCCTCAGGCCCCTCCTACAACTGGAGCCAGAACGTTCTCTTCCAGGGGCAGGGGAAGCCCAGCCGGGGGCGCAGGAAACGGAATGCTGCCGAGCCCCAAACGGAGAAGGAGGGGGGTGGCGGACCAGGAGCAGGACCAGGGACCACCCCAGACTCTCCCAACAGCCCCCCAAGCCAGACGCAGCCCTCCACCCCAACCCAGGGTTCTGGTGGAAAACGCAGTGGAATGGGGGGACGGCAGGCCAGGGGAGTAAGAGGTGGCAGAGGAGGGGGGCTGTCCCCATCCCCTGGAGAGCGCCCCCCAGGGGGGAAGAAGGGTAAGGCTACTGGGGGTGGGgttggaggtggagggagtgctgctcagggGGGGTTGTTCCAGGAAGGCCTTGACTACTACAGTGGAGACAGCAGcagcctctcccccctccctaaccccacctcACATCTCGGCTACCCCACCGAGCCCTGTGAGTACCCCTCCCCGTGCCCTTACTCCGCCCATCCCTCCACCCCGTCCTCAGAGGAGCACTACCCAGCCCTCTTCCCTGGCGAggcttcatcctcctctctctcccctggaatgacttccacatcctcctcctatcctcccaaACTATCCCCCGCTCCCCAGccctaccaccccctctcacccCTGCTCCTCCCccgcctccttctcccctcttgcTCACCATCGCCACGGTTACTGCCACACTGTGGAACAGCGCTGAGCCCCCATCGTAACCTGGCAACCGTTTCCAAGGACCACTTCCCCTCCCAGTATGATTCTCCCAGTTACTGTAGCTCCCCCTATTGGTACGGAGGGGCATCGCTCAGCAGCCcccacgctaacacacacaccactacacacacacatgctaatgCACACGGCAACACACATGTACACGCTAATGTTAACCCTCACGCTAGCCCTAACAATCACCCTAACACTCACACTACcgcacacatcaacacacacacacaccctaacagcAACCCTCATGCAAACATGAGTCCACACGCACCTCAGACAAGCTtgagcccacacacacaccctaaccccaacaccaacccgcacacacacaccaacccccacatcaatacacacccgcacatcaacacacaccttcATTCAAACCAGAACcaacatccacatccacatccacacccccacccgaACACTTACCCCAACCCCATcccaacaccacacaacactccCACCCTAACATCTCCCCACACACTCACCCCCACCCTAacctctcccccactcccacaCTCACCCCCTGCTTTATGA